A stretch of Ipomoea triloba cultivar NCNSP0323 chromosome 13, ASM357664v1 DNA encodes these proteins:
- the LOC116002839 gene encoding premnaspirodiene oxygenase-like has product MHPSFISENIMELINYFLFLSFVFFCICILWAKSKAAAKQKLPPGPWKLPFLGSLHHLVGSLPHHSLRNLSRKYGPIMHLQLGEISTVVISSPQLARAITKTHDLVFASRPNLMALDIVFYKSTDVVFSPYGDYWRQMRKICVLELLSRKMVKSFCSFRQEELSNLVSSIRLSETTGFPINLTEKVSWFTSSVIAKVAFGRVCSDDQEKFIALLKEVLSLAGGFDVDDLFPSKKWIHYISGMKPKLLKLHHELDRIFDIIIGEHKENHLKNRNSSGKDEDIVDVLLRVKEGGELQFPITEDNIKAVINDMFSAGTETSATTIIWAMSEMIKTPSVMAKAQAEVRQALKGKKTFDDKDLENLTYLKLVIKETLRLHPPFPLILPRESMEEAKIGEYIIPSKTRVIINAWAMATNPESWEDPERFLPERFENSFVDFMGNHYEYIPFGAGRRMCPGISFASTNIAHSLAGLLYHFNWELPNGVSPKDMDMTEAIGVVAFKKEDLCLIARPFVDL; this is encoded by the exons ATGCATCCGTCTTTCATTTCTGAAAATATAATGGAGCTCATCAATTACTTTCTCTTCCTCTCCTTCGTCTTCTTCTGCATATGCATTTTATGGGCAAAATCAAAAGCAGCTGCAAAGCAAAAGTTGCCCCCAGGTCCATGGAAATTACCCTTCCTCGGAAGCCTCCACCATTTAGTCGGCTCGCTTCCGCATCATTCTCTCAGAAATTTATCAAGAAAATATGGGCCCATAATGCACTTGCAGCTTGGCGAAATCTCCACAGTCGTCATATCTTCTCCTCAACTGGCGAGAGCAATAACTAAAACCCACGACCTCGTCTTCGCCAGCAGGCCAAACCTCATGGCACTGGATATCGTGTTTTACAAATCTACAGACGTCGTGTTTTCGCCCTACGGAGATTACTGGAGGCAAATGCGCAAGATATGTGTGTTGGAACTCTTAAGCAGGAAGATGGTCAAATCCTTCTGTTCTTTCCGACAGGAAGAGCTTTCCAACCTCGTATCGTCGATAAGGTTGTCGGAAACTACAGGGTTTCCCATCAACTTGACGGAAAAGGTGAGTTGGTTCACGAGCTCGGTTATTGCTAAGGTCGCGTTTGGGAGAGTGTGCAGTGATGATCAAGAAAAGTTCATTGCCCTTTTGAAAGAAGTGCTCTCCTTGGCCGGGGGGTTTGATGTGGACGATTTGTTCCCGTCCAAGAAGTGGATTCATTACATTAGTGGGATGAAACCCAAGCTGTTGAAGTTGCACCATGAGCTAGATAGGATTTTTGATATCATCATTGGAGAGCACAAAGAGAACCACCTAAAAAACAGAAATAGTAGTGGAAAAGATGAAGATATAGTTGATGTTTTACTGAGAGTAAAGGAAGGTGGGGAGCTTCAATTTCCCATCACAGAAGACAACATCAAAGCAGTCATCAAT GACATGTTCTCTGCTGGGACTGAAACATCTGCCACAACAATTATTTGGGCAATGTCCGAAATGATAAAGACACCAAGTGTGATGGCTAAGGCACAAGCCGAGGTGAGACAAGCtttaaagggaaagaaaaccTTTGACGACAAAGATTTGGAAAACTTAACTTACCTAAAGCTTGTGATAAAAGAAACCCTCCGACTCCACCCTCCATTTCCACTCATACTCCCTAGAGAAAGTATGGAGGAAGCAAAGATTGGTGAGTACATTATACCATCCAAGACTAGAGTCATCATTAATGCTTGGGCTATGGCAACCAATCCTGAGAGTTGGGAAGATCCAGAAAGATTTCTGCCAGAGAGATTTGAAAACAGTTTTGTGGACTTCATGGGGAATCACTACGAGTACATACCGTTTGGTGCGGGGAGAAGAATGTGTCCTGGAATTTCATTTGCTTCTACTAACATTGCCCATTCCTTGGCTGGTTTACTGTACCATTTCAACTGGGAACTCCCTAACGGAGTTAGTCCTAAAGATATGGACATGACTGAGGCAATTGGAGTCGTTGCATTCAAAAAAGAGGATCTTTGCTTGATTGCTAGGCCGTTTGTCGATCTTTGA